A single Drosophila ananassae strain 14024-0371.13 chromosome 3L, ASM1763931v2, whole genome shotgun sequence DNA region contains:
- the LOC6494948 gene encoding BTB/POZ domain-containing protein kctd15-like isoform X1, with translation MQVRTPFVALDQRSPLTVDSSCPKRKKCDMDRERERDVKALEPRDLSSTGRIYARSDIKISASPTVSPTISNSSSPTPTPPASSSVTPLGLPGAAAAAAAVAAAAAAGGAASAGASSYLHGNHKPITGIPCVAAASRYTAPVHIDVGGTIYTSSLETLTKYPESKLAKLFNGQIPIVLDSLKQHYFIDRDGGMFRHILNFMRNSRLLIAEDFPDLELLLEEARYYEVEPMIKQLESMRKDRVRNGNYLVAPPTPPARHIKTSPRTSASPECNYEVVALHISPDLGERIMLSAERALLDELFPEASQATQSSRSGVSWNQGDWGQIIRFPLNGYCKLNSVQVLTRLLNAGFTIEASVGGQQFSEYLLARRVPM, from the exons GAAAAAATGCGATATGGATCGAGAGCGCGAAAGAGATGTCAAGGCCCTGGAGCCACGCGATTTGTCCTCCACGGGCCGCATTTATGCCAGAAGCGATATTAAAATCAG CGCTTCGCCCACCGTCTCGCCAACGATCTCAAACTCCTCTTCACCCACACCGACGCCGCCCGCCAGTTCCTCAGTGACGCCCCTGGGCCTGCCGGgggcggcggcggctgctgctgccgtagcagccgctgctgccgccggcGGAGCGGCATCGGCGGGGGCCAGTTCCTATTTGCATGGCAACCACAAGCCCATCACCGGAATTCCGTGCGTGGCAGCCGCCTCCCGGTACACCGCCCCCGTCCACATCGATGTGGGCGGCACCATCTACACCAGCTCACTGGAGACACTTACCAAGTACCCGGAGTCGAAGCTGGCCAAGCTCTTTAACGGCCAGATACCGATTGTGCTCGACTCCCTCAAGCAGCACTACTTCATCGACCGGGATGGAGGCATGTTCCGTCACATTCTGAACTTTATGAGAAACTCAAGACTTCTGATTGCCGAGGATTTTCCGGATctggagctgctgctggaggaggcacgcTACTACGAAGTGGAAC CGATGATTAAGCAGCTGGAGAGCATGCGCAAGGATCGCGTACGCAATGGCAACTATTTGGTGGCGCCACCCACTCCACCGGCGCGCCACATCAAGACGAGCCCGCGGACGAGCGCGTCGCCGGAGTGCAATTACGAGGTGGTGGCGCTGCACATCTCGCCGGACCTGGGCGAGCGCATAATGCTATCGGCGGAACGGGCGCTCCTCGACGAGCTCTTCCCGGAGGCCAGCCAGGCGACACAGTCGAGTCGAAGTGGCGTATCCTGGAATCAGGGCGACTGGGGGCAAATCATCCGCTTTCCCCTCAACGGCTACTGCAAGCTGAACTCTGTCCAGGTGCTGACGCGACTCCTCAACGCCGGCTTCACCATCGAGGCCAGTGTCGGGGGGCAGCAGTTCTCCGAGTATCTTCTGGCGCGGCGTGTTCCAATGTGA
- the LOC6494948 gene encoding BTB/POZ domain-containing protein kctd15-like isoform X2, protein MDRERERDVKALEPRDLSSTGRIYARSDIKISASPTVSPTISNSSSPTPTPPASSSVTPLGLPGAAAAAAAVAAAAAAGGAASAGASSYLHGNHKPITGIPCVAAASRYTAPVHIDVGGTIYTSSLETLTKYPESKLAKLFNGQIPIVLDSLKQHYFIDRDGGMFRHILNFMRNSRLLIAEDFPDLELLLEEARYYEVEPMIKQLESMRKDRVRNGNYLVAPPTPPARHIKTSPRTSASPECNYEVVALHISPDLGERIMLSAERALLDELFPEASQATQSSRSGVSWNQGDWGQIIRFPLNGYCKLNSVQVLTRLLNAGFTIEASVGGQQFSEYLLARRVPM, encoded by the exons ATGGATCGAGAGCGCGAAAGAGATGTCAAGGCCCTGGAGCCACGCGATTTGTCCTCCACGGGCCGCATTTATGCCAGAAGCGATATTAAAATCAG CGCTTCGCCCACCGTCTCGCCAACGATCTCAAACTCCTCTTCACCCACACCGACGCCGCCCGCCAGTTCCTCAGTGACGCCCCTGGGCCTGCCGGgggcggcggcggctgctgctgccgtagcagccgctgctgccgccggcGGAGCGGCATCGGCGGGGGCCAGTTCCTATTTGCATGGCAACCACAAGCCCATCACCGGAATTCCGTGCGTGGCAGCCGCCTCCCGGTACACCGCCCCCGTCCACATCGATGTGGGCGGCACCATCTACACCAGCTCACTGGAGACACTTACCAAGTACCCGGAGTCGAAGCTGGCCAAGCTCTTTAACGGCCAGATACCGATTGTGCTCGACTCCCTCAAGCAGCACTACTTCATCGACCGGGATGGAGGCATGTTCCGTCACATTCTGAACTTTATGAGAAACTCAAGACTTCTGATTGCCGAGGATTTTCCGGATctggagctgctgctggaggaggcacgcTACTACGAAGTGGAAC CGATGATTAAGCAGCTGGAGAGCATGCGCAAGGATCGCGTACGCAATGGCAACTATTTGGTGGCGCCACCCACTCCACCGGCGCGCCACATCAAGACGAGCCCGCGGACGAGCGCGTCGCCGGAGTGCAATTACGAGGTGGTGGCGCTGCACATCTCGCCGGACCTGGGCGAGCGCATAATGCTATCGGCGGAACGGGCGCTCCTCGACGAGCTCTTCCCGGAGGCCAGCCAGGCGACACAGTCGAGTCGAAGTGGCGTATCCTGGAATCAGGGCGACTGGGGGCAAATCATCCGCTTTCCCCTCAACGGCTACTGCAAGCTGAACTCTGTCCAGGTGCTGACGCGACTCCTCAACGCCGGCTTCACCATCGAGGCCAGTGTCGGGGGGCAGCAGTTCTCCGAGTATCTTCTGGCGCGGCGTGTTCCAATGTGA